The following proteins are encoded in a genomic region of Paenibacillus sp. FSL R7-0273:
- the lysA gene encoding diaminopimelate decarboxylase encodes MFLHGTSRINDAGHLEIGGCDVTDLKAEYGTPLYIMDEQLIRQRCREYMDAFRASGLGFQVAYASKAFSIMAMCRLVDEEGLSLDVVSDGELYTALEAGFPAERIHFHGNNKTPDEIEMAIEAGIGCFVVDNLVELGLLQAIAASKEVTVNVLLRVTPGVEAHAHHAYASTGQTDSKFGFDIGNGSAYAAVQQASDKANLQLLGVHSHIGSQIFETEGFQLAVERIAEFTRKVKEELNVDFPVVNLGGGFGIRYVEGDTPLLVSEYVAAITDAVKTHFAGIGSSLPQIWVEPGRSIVGDAGTTLYTVGTNKEIPGVRKYVAVDGGMTDNPRPALYESKYEALLANRATEANEETVSIAGKCCESGDMLIWDVELPAVKSGDLLAVACTGAYNYSMASNYNRIRRPAVVFVQNGQSDLVVRRESHGDIVANDIVPERIAKQAVAK; translated from the coding sequence ATGTTTTTACACGGGACGAGCCGGATTAATGATGCAGGACATCTGGAAATCGGCGGATGTGATGTGACCGATCTCAAGGCGGAATATGGTACCCCGCTATATATAATGGACGAGCAATTAATCCGCCAGCGCTGCCGCGAGTATATGGATGCCTTCAGAGCCTCCGGACTCGGCTTCCAGGTTGCTTATGCAAGCAAAGCGTTTTCGATCATGGCGATGTGCCGCCTGGTTGACGAAGAAGGTCTGTCACTGGACGTGGTATCAGACGGAGAGCTGTACACGGCACTTGAAGCCGGATTCCCGGCTGAGCGCATTCATTTCCACGGCAACAACAAGACCCCGGATGAAATTGAGATGGCGATTGAAGCGGGGATCGGCTGCTTTGTAGTTGATAATCTCGTGGAGCTGGGCCTTTTGCAGGCCATTGCAGCCAGCAAGGAAGTAACCGTGAATGTGCTGCTGCGCGTAACGCCGGGCGTTGAAGCCCATGCACACCATGCCTATGCTTCGACCGGCCAGACCGATTCCAAGTTCGGCTTTGATATCGGTAACGGCTCTGCCTATGCTGCTGTACAGCAGGCTTCAGATAAAGCCAATCTGCAGCTGCTGGGCGTGCATTCGCACATCGGCTCACAGATTTTTGAAACAGAGGGCTTCCAGCTGGCTGTTGAACGGATTGCTGAGTTTACCCGCAAGGTGAAGGAAGAGCTGAACGTTGATTTCCCTGTCGTCAATCTCGGCGGCGGCTTTGGTATCCGTTATGTGGAGGGTGATACACCGCTTCTGGTTTCGGAATATGTCGCAGCTATTACAGATGCTGTGAAGACACATTTCGCCGGCATCGGCAGTTCTCTGCCGCAGATCTGGGTAGAGCCGGGCCGCAGCATCGTCGGTGATGCCGGTACTACGCTGTACACAGTGGGCACGAACAAGGAGATTCCGGGAGTCCGCAAATATGTGGCTGTTGACGGCGGTATGACAGACAATCCGCGTCCGGCATTATACGAATCCAAGTATGAAGCACTGCTTGCCAACCGGGCTACTGAAGCTAATGAAGAAACAGTATCCATCGCCGGCAAATGCTGTGAGAGCGGCGATATGCTGATCTGGGATGTAGAGCTTCCCGCTGTTAAGAGCGGGGATCTGCTCGCAGTTGCCTGCACCGGTGCCTACAACTATTCGATGGCCAGCAACTACAACCGTATCCGCCGTCCGGCAGTCGTCTTTGTGCAGAACGGCCAGAGCGACCTGGTTGTACGCCGCGAGAGCCATGGTGACATTGTCGCTAATGATATTGTCCCGGAGCGTATTGCCAAGCAGGCTGTAGCGAAGTAG
- a CDS encoding stage V sporulation protein AA: MNDKRAPAIYIQLKNRVTVPKGKGVMLRDVAYLIAGPELREKLDSILLLQPEQSDGNLILIDLLTIIPRIHELVPGADIQPIGEGRTIVQIEGPLEVRKPSIALFVLVWLLLFFGSALTIMNFHADVSMQEVHVRIVEMLTGRRDEHPYVFQVAYSLGIGFGMVVFFNHLFKKKWNEEPTPLEVEMFLYQKNIDHYVVHEEYSKLEHRQGSSGKKGEVP; encoded by the coding sequence ATGAACGATAAGCGGGCACCCGCAATTTACATACAGCTGAAGAACCGGGTTACAGTGCCCAAGGGCAAGGGGGTTATGCTGCGGGATGTGGCTTATCTGATTGCCGGTCCCGAGCTGCGGGAGAAGCTCGACTCCATTCTGCTGCTCCAGCCGGAGCAAAGCGACGGGAATCTGATTCTGATTGATCTGCTGACCATCATCCCGCGCATTCACGAGCTTGTACCTGGAGCTGATATCCAGCCGATCGGCGAGGGGCGGACCATTGTCCAGATTGAAGGCCCGCTTGAGGTGCGCAAGCCGTCGATTGCCCTGTTTGTGCTGGTCTGGCTGCTGCTGTTCTTCGGCTCGGCGCTGACGATTATGAATTTTCATGCCGATGTCAGCATGCAGGAGGTGCATGTGCGGATTGTCGAGATGCTGACCGGGCGGCGGGATGAGCATCCTTATGTTTTTCAGGTGGCGTATTCGCTGGGGATCGGGTTCGGGATGGTCGTCTTTTTCAATCACCTGTTCAAAAAGAAATGGAACGAGGAGCCGACGCCGCTGGAGGTAGAAATGTTCCTGTACCAGAAAAATATCGATCATTATGTAGTGCATGAGGAATACAGCAAGCTCGAGCACCGGCAAGGCTCTTCCGGGAAAAAAGGAGAAGTCCCATGA
- a CDS encoding peptidylprolyl isomerase, with protein sequence MAKQAKVTLENGGVVLIDLFENDAPNTVANFEKLANDGFYNGLVFHRVIPGFVAQGGCPNGSGTGGPGYTINCEINPNKHERGTLAMAHAGRNTGGSQFYICYAPQPHLDGVHTVFGKVVQGMELVDSFQGRDKMTSVEIIEA encoded by the coding sequence ATGGCAAAGCAAGCAAAGGTAACACTTGAGAACGGCGGCGTAGTGCTGATCGACCTGTTTGAAAACGATGCTCCTAACACTGTAGCCAACTTCGAGAAGCTGGCTAACGACGGTTTCTATAACGGTCTGGTATTCCACCGCGTTATCCCTGGCTTCGTGGCACAGGGCGGCTGCCCTAACGGATCAGGAACCGGCGGTCCAGGCTACACAATCAACTGTGAGATCAACCCTAACAAGCACGAGCGCGGAACACTGGCAATGGCGCATGCCGGCAGAAACACAGGCGGAAGCCAGTTCTACATCTGCTACGCACCACAGCCTCACCTTGACGGAGTACACACTGTATTCGGTAAAGTAGTACAGGGTATGGAGCTGGTTGACAGCTTCCAGGGCCGCGACAAAATGACTTCGGTCGAAATTATCGAAGCCTAA
- a CDS encoding DMT family transporter, with amino-acid sequence MSNATASSSGIGRAPIRSGFWLVVLGAALWGVDPLFRIILLDSLTSSQIVLLEHVVLFIAAAPVLWRHRAELKNVGLRQAGALLVVSWGGSALATILFTKALSSGDLNAVLLLQKLQPVFAIGLAAVILKERLPRNFGLLIVLALAGTYLLTFGWTVPFGHVNNFISVGSLMAMGAAALWGGSTVMGRYLLGSMRYETVTSLRFILALPLLFVLTTLEGAPWQVSGGLGATSLVAVNLLLQALLPGLLSMLLYYKGLNTTKASFATLAELSFPMTGILINWIVYHQLVTMAQVVGFALIWTALFYVSSQQSRQAQTELKQAA; translated from the coding sequence ATGAGTAATGCAACGGCTTCATCATCAGGGATTGGCAGAGCGCCAATCCGCAGCGGCTTCTGGCTGGTCGTGCTGGGAGCTGCGCTCTGGGGCGTCGATCCGCTGTTCCGGATCATTTTGCTGGATTCATTAACTTCCTCACAGATTGTGCTGCTGGAGCATGTGGTGCTTTTCATCGCAGCTGCGCCTGTACTCTGGCGCCACCGGGCTGAGTTGAAGAATGTAGGACTCCGCCAGGCAGGCGCATTGCTGGTCGTGTCCTGGGGCGGCTCTGCACTGGCAACCATCCTGTTCACCAAAGCTTTGTCCAGCGGCGACCTGAACGCTGTTCTGCTGCTGCAGAAGCTGCAGCCGGTATTTGCCATCGGCCTGGCTGCCGTAATTCTGAAAGAACGGCTTCCGCGCAACTTCGGCCTTCTGATTGTGCTTGCCCTGGCCGGAACCTATCTGCTGACCTTCGGCTGGACGGTTCCCTTCGGCCATGTTAACAACTTTATCAGCGTTGGCAGCCTGATGGCTATGGGCGCTGCCGCACTCTGGGGCGGATCGACTGTAATGGGCCGGTACCTGCTCGGCTCCATGCGCTATGAGACGGTAACCTCACTGCGCTTTATACTGGCCCTGCCTCTGCTGTTCGTCCTCACTACACTGGAAGGTGCACCATGGCAGGTGAGCGGCGGACTGGGAGCCACTTCACTCGTTGCAGTTAATCTGCTGCTGCAGGCGCTGCTGCCCGGACTTCTTAGTATGCTGCTGTACTATAAGGGCCTGAATACAACCAAAGCCTCTTTTGCCACACTCGCAGAGCTCAGCTTTCCGATGACCGGGATTCTGATTAACTGGATTGTCTACCACCAGCTGGTAACTATGGCGCAGGTCGTCGGGTTCGCTCTGATCTGGACCGCTTTATTCTATGTTTCCAGCCAGCAGAGCAGGCAGGCGCAGACTGAGTTGAAGCAGGCCGCTTAA
- a CDS encoding stage V sporulation protein AB, translating to MTAPLSLGLHLLLGVAAGIAVGGGVIALFIVLDMVPRLAQLTSSYNKVHWYEGAMVGGSLLGTVSDFWNWKIAAGPLAELGVGLLDGIFVGMLAAALTEVLNVLPILAKRLHMTQYLFGLLMAMVCGKVAGSLFDWFVYQR from the coding sequence ATGACGGCGCCGCTCTCGCTCGGGCTTCATCTGCTGCTGGGGGTAGCGGCCGGAATCGCCGTCGGCGGGGGGGTCATTGCCCTTTTTATCGTGCTGGATATGGTTCCCCGTCTCGCCCAGCTGACTTCCTCCTACAATAAAGTGCACTGGTATGAGGGCGCGATGGTCGGCGGCTCGCTGCTTGGAACAGTCAGTGATTTCTGGAACTGGAAAATAGCAGCCGGTCCGCTGGCAGAGCTGGGGGTGGGGCTGCTTGACGGGATTTTTGTCGGCATGCTGGCTGCTGCCTTGACAGAGGTATTGAACGTGCTGCCTATCCTCGCCAAACGGCTGCATATGACGCAATATTTGTTCGGGCTGCTGATGGCCATGGTCTGCGGCAAGGTGGCGGGCTCATTGTTTGACTGGTTTGTGTACCAGCGCTAA
- a CDS encoding spore germination protein, producing MFGDEPDEEEEDGGGQEAEAASSRQDKEQDGKKSAKAKKSGKQAGGKQEKQTDPLQKKRDSERSDSLEQSIIYWQGNDKIPESLEDTKKTLTEVLGLGSSFDIVFREMTFGGRKAALLCISGFAKDTIIDEILKRLTYLTPDEVSTGALSSFMTEYIPHIQVEKGELLSESINKVLSGMSVFFIEGEDQVIIMDTRAYPARGPDEPSIERVVRGARDGFTETLLSNVALVRRRLRDPGLKYEMHQVGRRTRTDVCVAYIDDIVDKTQVQAVTDKIKSIDIDGIPLADKQLEEAIVGRGWNPYPLVRYSERPDTVASHLLEGRVVVFVDTSPSVIVLPTTFFDLCQHAEENRQTPFMGTYLRWVRFIGVFASMFLLPLWMLMVIHPELKPAVLEFIGPQKMAKIPLLAQFLIVELGVDLLRMAAVHTPTPLGSAMGLIAAILVGDIAVQTGLFVNEVVLYMAVASIGMFATPSYELGLANRIVRLALLLAVAAFQVQGFMIGSTLLVILLTTHRSYNSSYLWPFIPFNAKAMGAILVRQPVLSSKARPSFNKTRDNTRMPPVQRNEK from the coding sequence TTGTTCGGTGATGAGCCTGATGAGGAGGAGGAAGACGGCGGAGGGCAGGAGGCGGAAGCTGCAAGCAGCCGGCAGGATAAAGAGCAGGACGGCAAAAAGTCTGCAAAAGCGAAAAAAAGCGGAAAGCAGGCTGGCGGGAAGCAGGAAAAACAGACTGATCCGCTGCAGAAGAAGCGGGACTCGGAGCGCTCTGACTCGCTTGAGCAATCGATCATTTACTGGCAGGGCAATGATAAAATTCCGGAGTCTCTGGAGGATACCAAGAAGACATTGACGGAGGTGCTGGGGCTCGGGTCCTCCTTTGACATTGTGTTCAGGGAAATGACCTTCGGCGGACGCAAGGCGGCACTCCTCTGCATCAGCGGTTTTGCCAAGGATACTATTATTGATGAAATACTGAAACGGCTGACGTACCTGACTCCGGACGAGGTGTCCACCGGTGCGCTTAGCAGCTTCATGACCGAATACATCCCTCACATTCAGGTGGAAAAAGGCGAGCTGCTGAGTGAGAGCATCAATAAGGTGCTGTCGGGCATGAGCGTATTCTTTATTGAGGGTGAAGACCAGGTTATCATCATGGATACCCGTGCCTACCCGGCCCGCGGCCCGGATGAGCCCTCGATTGAGCGGGTGGTGCGCGGGGCCCGTGACGGGTTCACAGAAACACTGCTCAGCAATGTGGCGCTGGTGCGCAGAAGACTCCGCGATCCCGGACTGAAATATGAGATGCATCAGGTCGGACGCCGGACACGGACCGATGTCTGTGTCGCCTATATTGATGATATTGTGGACAAGACGCAGGTGCAGGCCGTTACCGACAAAATCAAGAGCATTGACATCGACGGCATCCCGCTGGCGGACAAGCAGCTGGAGGAGGCCATCGTCGGCAGGGGCTGGAACCCATATCCGCTGGTCCGCTATTCGGAGCGCCCTGATACAGTCGCTTCCCATCTGCTGGAAGGCAGGGTTGTTGTCTTTGTAGATACCTCGCCGAGCGTCATTGTCCTGCCGACGACGTTCTTCGATCTGTGCCAGCATGCCGAGGAGAACCGGCAGACCCCGTTCATGGGTACCTATCTGCGCTGGGTACGGTTCATAGGGGTGTTTGCCTCCATGTTCCTGCTTCCGTTATGGATGCTGATGGTTATCCATCCTGAGCTAAAGCCGGCGGTGCTGGAGTTCATCGGTCCGCAAAAAATGGCCAAAATCCCGCTGCTGGCCCAGTTTCTGATCGTTGAGCTCGGGGTCGATCTGCTGCGGATGGCCGCTGTGCATACGCCGACCCCGCTGGGCTCGGCAATGGGCCTGATCGCGGCTATTCTGGTGGGTGACATCGCTGTGCAGACCGGGCTTTTTGTCAACGAGGTCGTGCTGTATATGGCGGTGGCCTCCATCGGGATGTTTGCGACTCCGAGCTATGAGCTGGGGCTGGCTAACCGGATTGTCAGGCTTGCACTGCTGCTCGCCGTAGCTGCCTTCCAGGTGCAGGGCTTTATGATCGGGTCAACGCTGCTTGTCATACTGCTGACGACGCACCGGTCCTATAACTCCTCATATTTGTGGCCGTTTATACCATTTAATGCAAAAGCCATGGGGGCCATTCTGGTCCGGCAGCCGGTGCTCAGCTCCAAAGCAAGGCCGTCATTCAACAAAACGCGGGATAATACAAGAATGCCGCCTGTTCAGAGGAACGAAAAGTAG